Within Candidatus Limnocylindrales bacterium, the genomic segment ATAAAGAACCCAGCTTTTTATTCATGGGTCGACCTGGAGCGGAGTATTTATTTTTATGATTCTTCCTGGTAGGAAATGCTTCGTTCTCGGCTATTTGATTAAAGCGAGGTGTTAGATGATACCCCTTCAAGATGAGAATCCAACCCGGTCTTTTCCTGTTGTAACTGTAGCGCTTATTGTACTGAATTGTCTGGTCTTTTTTTATCAATTGTCTCTAGGAAAATTGGGAGAGGCTCTGATTTACAGGTACGGAGCCATTCCCTGTATCATTACTCATACCTGTAAGGTGAGCTATGAGGTTGGATTCGATTCAGGAATTCCTTTTTCGGCTCAAACGACCCTTTTAAGCTCCATGTTTTTACACGGCGGTTTTTTCCATCTGATCGGAAATATGCTTTACTTATGGATTTTTGGAAATAATGTAGAAGATTCCATGGGACATTTACGCTTTACGGTTTTTTATTTAGTATGTGGGGTGGTAGCCGCACTTTCTCATATTTTGACTTCTCCCGGTTCGCGAATTCCCATGATTGGAGCCAGTGGGGCCATATCCGGGGTTTTAGGAGCTTATCTGTTCCTTTATCCCCATGCTCAAATTCTCACCCTCCTTATATTTGGGTTTTTTATTCGAACGGTTCGGATTCCAGCCCTTTTCGTATTGGGGTTTTGGATTATCATTCAATTTATAAACGGTACGGTCAGTCTTGGGAGTATGGAGCGTGGGGGCACGGCCTGGTTTGCCCATATAGGGGGTTTTATTGCCGGGTTGTTTTTGATCCACTTTTTTAAAAAATCGGAGCCTTATGGGGATAGGTGGGAGTGGCGTTGAGAAGGGGACAGGGGAATGGGAGAGTAGGAAAGCAAGATAGGGGATCGAGGATGGAGGATCGAGCCGTTTTAACCCCCTGTTATCTTGCCCTTGGATCTTCAGATTTTTTTCACCCGCTCACCCATCCACCCTTTCAGGCTTTCAGTTTAAGTTTCCTCGTCTATCATCTGGCGTACAGCATGTTGGAAATTCCTGGAGGAAGATTCAGATAGATCTGAGGAATTCATTTCACATCCTCCGCTAAAGATAGCTCCTTCGTGGATAATTAACTTGTTAGAGCCTGTTTTAATATTTCCGTGGACCTGGGCTGTCGAGTTAATTTCAACGAGTCCTGTTGAGGTAATATTTCCGCTGACCTTTCCACTGATGATAATTTTTCCAACGACGATTTCGCCATCCACCACGGCATTTTCACCGATGATGAGAGAATCTTTAGAGGTAATATTTCCTTCGAATCGGCCATCGATTCGAACGGTTCCCTCAAAGCTCAAATCTCCTTTAAAATTGGTTCCTTCGGCTAAAAAAGCTGTCAGTTCTTTTTCGTCAACGTTTGTAGATTTTACCATAGGCTAAAACCTCCTTTTATCAGCCATTACAGAGTTTAGAGTAAATTCGGTCTAAATCTTCTTCCGAGTAATACTCGATAATAATCTCCCCTTTTCCTTTTTTGGGCAAGATAGAGACTTTTGTTTGAAGGTGTTGTCTCAGTTTCTCTTCAATATTGCGAATATAGACGGACTTGGGTGTACGTACGGGAGGAGTGTCTGTTTTTGTTTCTCGAACCAGGGCTTCTGTCTGACGGACCGACAGGCCTTTGGTGAGTATTTTTTTATAGAGTTCCAGTTGCTCCTCCTGGCTTTTCAAACCCAGGATAGCCCGGGCATGTCCCATACTAATTTTCTCATCGACCAGGCCCTGCTGAATTTCTCCGGGCAGTCTGAGCAGGCGAAGGTAATTCGTCACCGAAGATCTATCTTTTCCGACCTTTTGCGCGATATCTTCCTGGGTTAAATTAAAATCTTCTATGAGCCTTCGAAAAGCTTCGGCTTCCTCTATAGGGTTAAGATCGTCCCGTTGGAGATTCTCGACCAGAGCCAAAGCGAGCATTTCCTCGGCAGAGGCTTCTTTAAGCACGGCGGGGATAGTGGTCAGACCGGCCTTCTTGGCTGCACGCAGACGTCTCTCACCGAGTATGAGCTCGTAACCGGAATCTTTTTTACAAACAACAATCGGCTGGAGAACCCCCTGTTCTCGAATGGATGCTGCCAGCTCTTCCAGCCTGGCATCATCGAAGGTTTTTCTAGGTTGGTATCGGTTAGGAACAATCTGATCGATTTCGATTTCAACCAGTTTATGTTCCTCCTCCGTCCCAATACTAGGTATCAGAGCTTCCAGACCTCTTCCCAATGCCCTTCTTCTCATGTTTCAAAATTTCGACGGTGAGTTGTACGTAGGCTTTAGCACCTACGGACTTAGGATCGTAGTGTAGAACGGATTTCCCGTGGCTGGGGGCTTCACTCAGACGAACGTTTCTGGGGATAACCGTCTGATAAACTTTATCTTTGAAATGGGCTCGGATTTCTTCGATGACCTGCATAGAAAGATTGGTTCGACTATCATGCATGGTAAGTAAAATGCCTTCGATTTCCAGGTTTGGATTTAAGGCTTTTTTAATAAGATGAATGGTATTGATCAGTTGAGAGACTCCCTCCAAAGCGAAATATTCACACTGAATCGGAATGAGAACGGAGTCAGAAGCGGTCAGAGCATTAACGGTTAGAAGTCCGAGGGAGGGGGGGCAGTCGATGATAAGGTAATCATATCGTTCCCGGATTTTCTCCAGGGCCTGTTTAAGTTTCATCTCCCTGGCAATGGTGCTAACCAACTCAATCTCCGCCCCGGCCAGTTGAATATGGGATGGAAGAAGATCTAAATCTTTAATATAGGTGGGTACTATCACGGATTCCACGCTTTGTTGGTTAATCAAAACATGGTAAATGCTCGCCGTAACTTTGCTTCGATCAAAACCGATGCCGCTACAGGCATTAGCCTGGGGATCCATATCGATCAACAGGGTTTTTCGCTTAGCAACGGCCAGACAGGCCGCCAGATTGATCGCAGTGGTCGTTTTACCAACCCCACCTTTTTGATTTGCAACTGTAATAACCCGAGACATAATGTTTCACGTGAAACATCTCCCCGGCTTGGGGTCTAACCCTCTACCGGATTCCCTCCCAACTCCTCCACGAAACCTCTTCTGGGGAGAAGGATTTCGGTTCATCCATTCAGGTCAAGTTTCTTTCCCTCTTCTGGAGTAAAACCAAAAACCTGGGATGTTTTAAAAAAGAAAGTTTTACCGGCATGAGTTTCACCAACTCAAACCCTTTCCTTTGAATTTGAGGTAGTGCCTTCAAGGTCTCCTGTTCTCCTTCTCTACCCCTTTGAAGAAGCAATTTAAAGGGGGCTATGAACACCGAACCGCAGAGATAAACAAGATCTATCAAAGATCCCATGGCCCTCGAGACCACTATATCCATCCGGGTCTCTTCTTCTCCCCTTAAATCCTCTACCCGCTTTGCCAGACATCTCACATCTAAAAATCCCAGCTTTCGACACACATTCTTCAAGAAAACAATTTTTTTGTGAGAAGCATCCACTAAAGTCAACCGTAGATGGGGATTATAAAGTTTAAGGGGTATCCCCGGAAAGCCCGCTCCCGTTCCTACATCCATTACCCTCACGGATCCTTCCAGTTCTCCCGATAGTACACAACTGAGAGAATCTACAAAAAGATGTTGAATTATCATGACCTCATCCTGAAGTCCTGTCAAGTTTATTTTTACATTCCATTTCTTAAGTTCTTGAAGGTAAATCAAAGCCTTCTCTACCTGAAGGTCTGAAAGGGTTATTCCCACCTCAGAGGCTCCTTGTCGCAGGTAAGTTTTGAGAACTTCATCCATTTTAAATTGCTACCCCTTGAATCCGTAGAAGTCCAGAATCCAGATAGGGTGAAGAAATCACCCTGGAAGGATCCCCGGGTAAAATCCAGGACCGATTCCCCGGTTGTTCTGGATTCCGGGTTTGGACGCCTGAGTTATTATTATTTTTTCTTAAAACCTTTTAGAAATCAAGGAAAATTATCTTCCAAGGGTACAAGATACCCCGGCTGGGTTAACTACAAAGGTTGTTCGGCATCTAACCTGTAGGGTTAGATGCCGAATCGAAAAAGGTAGGAAAGGGATAGATGGGAATTTAGGCAATCCAATCGGCAGGAATCTGGTTTTCTGGGGAAATCTGTACCTCCACGCCGGCTTCGGGATAGCGGAAGATTTTACCCTCATAATTTCTTAACAGGTAATCTCCTGTTTGCTCATCATATCCCACGATGGAATCTGGAAGAATAGGGATTTTGCCACCTCCCCCGGGGGCATCGATAACAAAATAAGGTACGGCTAATCCGGAAGTATAACCTCGAAGCGCGCTCATGATCTTCAGTCCGACCTCTACTTTGGTCCTGAAATGGTTGGTTCCCTTAGTAATGTCGGCCTGATAAATATAGTAAGGCTTCACCCGCATTTTCAAAAGCCCCTTCATCAGGGCACTCATCACTTCCGGGTCATCATTGACCCCTTTTAAGAGGACCGTTTGATTTCCCAAAGGAATCCCGGCATCGGCCAGCATCTCGCAGGCTTTTTTGGCCTGAGGCGTCAGCTCCCGGGGATGGTTGAAGTGTACATTGATAAACAGAGGATGGTACTTCTTAAGCATATCACAGAGACTTTGGGTGATCCTTTCAGGGAAGGTACAGGGTACTTTTGTACCGATTCGAATAATGTCCAGATGAGGAATTTCCCTGAGGGGAGCGATAATTCTTTCTAATTTGTCATCGGTCAGTATCAGGGGATCGCCTCCTGAGAGAATGACATCGCGAATTTCCTCGTGCTCGGCAATATATTGGATCGCTTTGTCAAAGGCATGCCGGTCTACAAAACCGGGATGGCCTACGCCTCTTTTCCTGGTGCAGAACCGGCAATACATGGTACACTGGAACGTAACGAGGAATAAAACCCGATCCGGATATCGATGGACCAGGTTAGGCACAGGACTATCGACATCTTCGTGGAGAGGATCATCGGGACACCCGGTATCTTGAATTTCCCGAACATCCGGTACTGCTTGAAGCCAGATGGGGTCCCCTGGCTTCTCAATGAGGTTTAAGTAATATTTAGGAATCCTCATGGGATATTCTTTAATAATTTCCCGGATCTCATCAGGATTAATGTTAAAATATTTAGCCAAATCTTTCTCCGTCACAACGCTTTCAGATAGAGAACGTTGCCAATCTTCCATGAAATACTCCCCCTCCTGGTGGGGTCAAAACGTTTTTTGATATGTCACACGATCATCACCCACAGAGTAAAAATCCCTGATTCGTGAGACCTCGACATATCCGTTTTTAAGATAAAAATTTCGAGTTTTTGTATATTTGGGTTGAGAGGAAGTCTCAATAAGAAGCATCCGAGCCTGCTTCTTACTTATTTCTTCCTCAACTCGCTTTAGCAATTGACTCCCCAAACCAAGCCCTTGTTGAGCAGGATCCATGACAATCCAGTAAAGATCATAGGTTCCCCTGGTAAGGGGAACAGGACCAAAACAAGCATACCCCATGACCTGATCCTCTGCATCGACAACGCATATAATGCAATAATCCTTCTGCTCTGGATGAAGAAGGTAAATATCTATCAACTCCAGAGCACACATCACCTCCTCCGGCGTAAACATGCCGGTTGCTTCCAGTATGTTTACGAGCCTTTCCCTGTCTTTGGGTAATAACTTTCGGATCGTCACCTTCATGAAGGAAGAATACCACTTCTCTCAGGAGTGGGAATCCTCGAAGAATCACCGGATCGCTCCAACACAAATCCCAGTAACTCCCTGATAAAATCCGTATAGGTACGACCGGATTTTAAAATGGATCGTATGAAGCCGGCTTCTGGAGAAATATCCGGATTGGTGTTCACTTCAATTACATAAGGATTAAGGGTTGCATCCAATCGAAGATCAATTCTGGCATAATCTCGACATCCCATTGTGTGATAGGCTTTCAAGGCTATCTCTACAATCTGGGTTTCCACTTCCAGGGGGAGTATGGCAGGGCAAATGGGTATTGTATTTTGGAATTCGAAACTTTCTTTTACCCATTTTGCTTCATAGCTACAGATCCTATGGAGGTGGGGAGGAAATCTGGAAAAATCTACCTCCGATAAGGGGAGCACCCTGGCCGGTGCATTTCCAAAAACGGCGGCATTGATTTCACGCCCCTGGATATATTCTTCGATGATGGCAGGTTGCCGGTATCGATCTAAAATATAACGAACCCGTTGCCGAAGAGCCTCCAAAGAGTTGACCACCGCCCCATTATCGATCCCTAAACTGGCATCTTCATACAGGGGTTTTACGATAAGGGGAAACGGCAGTTCTTCCTCCCTGAAAACCTGTGTTTCCTCCCGGGAAGAGGAATTACTTAAACTAAGATCAACTTCAAACTCTGGGGTAGAAAGGACCTGATATTTTGGAACCGGGATTTTATAGGAGGATAAGATCCCTTTGGTAAGGGCCTTATCCTGGGATAATCCAATGGCTAAAGGTCCGGAACCTGTGTAAGGAATACGGAGGAGTTCCAGTACACCTGCGATATTCATCTGAGGAAGACTTTCTCCACGAAAGCTCTCACAAAGATTAAAGATCACGTCAGGATTAAGATCCTGGATCCGGAGTATCAACTCCCCTACATCCTCTTCTAAGGGAATCCTTATACTGGCATATCCAAGTTCCTTCAGACTTCTTTCAACGGCTTCAACTTCTTCCAAGACTCCTTCTTCCGAAATAAAATCCCGGGGTTCTCCCTGGGATGTTCCACGTGGAACGTTAAACAGAATACCTATTTGCATGTGCATAAGGGGATTTTCAGAGTACACAGATGGAATTTACAGTATTAAACTGAAAATCTCCGGGCATCCACCTATTTGACCCATCCATACCTCCTTAAAGCCTGGTTCAGGATATTTCCGATCAAATCCTTATAGCTCATCCCTACCATGGCTGCGATGAGACAAAGATCACTATGATTAGGACTCATCCCTGGAATGGTATTCATTTCCAGGAAAAACGGTTCACCCCTCTCATTACAACGAATATCCACACGACCCACATCCCGACACTCCAAAACCCTGTAAGCACCCAAAGCCACTTCCTCGATGTGGCCTCTCTTTTCGGGGGAAACCTCGGTATATTCCACCAACTGCCTCCATTCTTCCTTGGCACGAAAACTGTAAACCTTTTTTTCAGACGGTCCCTTGACCACCACCTGCATCATCCCAAGTACTCGGGCTTCCTCCCCATTTCCCAGAATAGCCACTGTAAACTCATCCCCTGGAAGATATTCTTCTAACAGGACCGGTTG encodes:
- a CDS encoding rhomboid family intramembrane serine protease translates to MIPLQDENPTRSFPVVTVALIVLNCLVFFYQLSLGKLGEALIYRYGAIPCIITHTCKVSYEVGFDSGIPFSAQTTLLSSMFLHGGFFHLIGNMLYLWIFGNNVEDSMGHLRFTVFYLVCGVVAALSHILTSPGSRIPMIGASGAISGVLGAYLFLYPHAQILTLLIFGFFIRTVRIPALFVLGFWIIIQFINGTVSLGSMERGGTAWFAHIGGFIAGLFLIHFFKKSEPYGDRWEWR
- a CDS encoding polymer-forming cytoskeletal protein — its product is MVKSTNVDEKELTAFLAEGTNFKGDLSFEGTVRIDGRFEGNITSKDSLIIGENAVVDGEIVVGKIIISGKVSGNITSTGLVEINSTAQVHGNIKTGSNKLIIHEGAIFSGGCEMNSSDLSESSSRNFQHAVRQMIDEET
- a CDS encoding ParB/RepB/Spo0J family partition protein produces the protein MRRRALGRGLEALIPSIGTEEEHKLVEIEIDQIVPNRYQPRKTFDDARLEELAASIREQGVLQPIVVCKKDSGYELILGERRLRAAKKAGLTTIPAVLKEASAEEMLALALVENLQRDDLNPIEEAEAFRRLIEDFNLTQEDIAQKVGKDRSSVTNYLRLLRLPGEIQQGLVDEKISMGHARAILGLKSQEEQLELYKKILTKGLSVRQTEALVRETKTDTPPVRTPKSVYIRNIEEKLRQHLQTKVSILPKKGKGEIIIEYYSEEDLDRIYSKLCNG
- a CDS encoding AAA family ATPase, encoding MSRVITVANQKGGVGKTTTAINLAACLAVAKRKTLLIDMDPQANACSGIGFDRSKVTASIYHVLINQQSVESVIVPTYIKDLDLLPSHIQLAGAEIELVSTIAREMKLKQALEKIRERYDYLIIDCPPSLGLLTVNALTASDSVLIPIQCEYFALEGVSQLINTIHLIKKALNPNLEIEGILLTMHDSRTNLSMQVIEEIRAHFKDKVYQTVIPRNVRLSEAPSHGKSVLHYDPKSVGAKAYVQLTVEILKHEKKGIGKRSGSSDT
- the rsmG gene encoding 16S rRNA (guanine(527)-N(7))-methyltransferase RsmG, which encodes MDEVLKTYLRQGASEVGITLSDLQVEKALIYLQELKKWNVKINLTGLQDEVMIIQHLFVDSLSCVLSGELEGSVRVMDVGTGAGFPGIPLKLYNPHLRLTLVDASHKKIVFLKNVCRKLGFLDVRCLAKRVEDLRGEEETRMDIVVSRAMGSLIDLVYLCGSVFIAPFKLLLQRGREGEQETLKALPQIQRKGFELVKLMPVKLSFLKHPRFLVLLQKRERNLT
- a CDS encoding KamA family radical SAM protein; translated protein: MEDWQRSLSESVVTEKDLAKYFNINPDEIREIIKEYPMRIPKYYLNLIEKPGDPIWLQAVPDVREIQDTGCPDDPLHEDVDSPVPNLVHRYPDRVLFLVTFQCTMYCRFCTRKRGVGHPGFVDRHAFDKAIQYIAEHEEIRDVILSGGDPLILTDDKLERIIAPLREIPHLDIIRIGTKVPCTFPERITQSLCDMLKKYHPLFINVHFNHPRELTPQAKKACEMLADAGIPLGNQTVLLKGVNDDPEVMSALMKGLLKMRVKPYYIYQADITKGTNHFRTKVEVGLKIMSALRGYTSGLAVPYFVIDAPGGGGKIPILPDSIVGYDEQTGDYLLRNYEGKIFRYPEAGVEVQISPENQIPADWIA
- a CDS encoding GNAT family N-acetyltransferase, which codes for MKVTIRKLLPKDRERLVNILEATGMFTPEEVMCALELIDIYLLHPEQKDYCIICVVDAEDQVMGYACFGPVPLTRGTYDLYWIVMDPAQQGLGLGSQLLKRVEEEISKKQARMLLIETSSQPKYTKTRNFYLKNGYVEVSRIRDFYSVGDDRVTYQKTF